Proteins encoded together in one Candidatus Zixiibacteriota bacterium window:
- a CDS encoding DUF5668 domain-containing protein translates to MSNSESKGREEKCGMMIGGLIVLGIGVLFLLINLGIIPGFKVIWPIIMIIVGLALIIGSFSNRKKDQFPG, encoded by the coding sequence ATGTCTAATTCGGAGAGTAAGGGACGGGAGGAGAAGTGCGGAATGATGATAGGAGGACTGATTGTCCTTGGTATCGGCGTTCTTTTCCTGCTTATCAATCTCGGCATTATACCCGGATTCAAGGTCATCTGGCCTATCATCATGATAATTGTCGGTCTGGCGCTGATTATCGGGTCGTTTTCCAACAGAAAGAAAGACCAGTTTCCCGGATGA